From one Gracilibacillus salinarum genomic stretch:
- a CDS encoding MBL fold metallo-hydrolase, which yields MNIIPLGIWGGYPKANSATSSFLIEEDGFYLLFDCGSGVLSSLQNHVNIQQLDAVIITHYHHDHIADIGALQYAKLIQNQLAGKPKTLPVYAHNQDEHFQTITFKEHMKAVNISHANQIGPFAIETIKTNHSAFCLAVRIEVNGKSVVFTADTGWEPALIEFSKKADMLISEANLYLPYEGQIPGHMTGRQAGLLAKEAGVEQLLLTHLPHFGETEDLVKEARQHFTKHVSLAEPGKNYVLA from the coding sequence ATGAACATTATTCCGCTTGGTATTTGGGGAGGCTATCCAAAGGCGAACAGTGCCACTTCATCTTTCTTAATAGAGGAGGACGGCTTTTATTTATTGTTTGATTGTGGCAGTGGCGTGTTAAGCTCTTTGCAAAATCATGTTAACATTCAGCAGCTCGACGCAGTGATTATTACTCATTATCACCATGACCACATTGCCGATATCGGAGCCCTGCAATACGCGAAATTAATTCAAAATCAATTAGCAGGCAAGCCAAAAACGTTACCGGTTTATGCTCATAATCAGGATGAGCACTTTCAAACAATAACCTTTAAAGAACATATGAAAGCAGTGAACATTTCACATGCAAATCAAATAGGACCTTTTGCTATAGAGACAATCAAAACCAATCATTCCGCATTTTGCTTAGCTGTCAGAATTGAGGTTAACGGGAAATCCGTTGTATTTACAGCGGATACGGGGTGGGAGCCTGCCTTAATTGAATTCTCAAAAAAAGCAGACATGCTCATTTCCGAAGCAAATCTTTATTTGCCGTATGAAGGGCAAATTCCAGGTCATATGACAGGAAGACAGGCAGGTTTACTAGCGAAAGAAGCAGGTGTAGAGCAATTACTGTTAACCCATCTTCCGCATTTTGGAGAGACAGAGGACCTTGTTAAGGAAGCGCGACAGCATTTCACTAAACATGTGTCCTTGGCAGAACCGGGAAAGAATTATGTATTAGCATAA
- a CDS encoding cell division protein FtsQ, translated as MATLNKRYTLTQSQKMMVFILSMSLYGLSNMITELVPSANLGPIEFSIEYFAFIPLTLCILFHPLYAAIGASLGEIIFGELMLGQFGGFGELEKFIAFSLAMYVAGTFVRDPKNLKQVGTAAMLGVVIHQAISCTVDIMKVWVGVEELEAVPGLAESVVVIEGVSFLNDVLFSGILFALLPTLYLVPRLYGKIEPLLGMKPRDRHDRYPLKEVMGPRLVATGIILACAAFLFEYLSEAGFNVEWEADFLEMYGEGFIWISLGAALLVAVITISIMLKKKSNVSDQQEEKIPS; from the coding sequence ATGGCTACATTAAACAAGCGTTACACACTAACACAGTCCCAGAAAATGATGGTATTTATTTTGTCGATGTCGTTGTATGGTTTATCGAACATGATTACAGAACTGGTGCCTAGTGCAAATCTTGGGCCAATTGAGTTTTCCATTGAGTATTTTGCATTTATCCCTTTGACCTTATGTATTCTGTTTCATCCTCTTTATGCTGCAATTGGAGCATCGCTTGGTGAAATAATTTTCGGAGAATTGATGCTCGGACAATTCGGCGGGTTTGGTGAGTTAGAGAAATTTATCGCCTTTTCCTTAGCCATGTATGTGGCGGGGACATTTGTCCGTGATCCGAAAAATCTCAAGCAGGTTGGAACAGCGGCGATGCTCGGTGTCGTTATTCATCAGGCGATCAGTTGTACCGTTGATATTATGAAAGTATGGGTCGGGGTAGAAGAATTAGAAGCCGTACCAGGACTAGCGGAAAGTGTTGTCGTGATTGAAGGGGTTTCTTTCTTAAATGATGTGTTATTTTCAGGGATCCTGTTCGCCCTGCTGCCAACATTATATTTAGTCCCTCGTTTATACGGAAAAATCGAGCCATTATTAGGAATGAAACCGAGAGATCGTCATGATCGTTATCCATTGAAAGAAGTAATGGGACCGCGCCTTGTTGCAACTGGAATTATTTTAGCGTGTGCTGCATTCCTTTTTGAATACTTATCAGAGGCAGGTTTCAATGTGGAGTGGGAAGCAGATTTTCTGGAAATGTACGGTGAAGGTTTCATTTGGATAAGCCTTGGTGCTGCTCTCCTTGTTGCGGTCATCACCATTAGCATTATGTTAAAGAAAAAATCTAACGTATCAGATCAACAGGAGGAAAAGATCCCATCATGA
- a CDS encoding PHP domain-containing protein — protein sequence MIIDFHSHVKISKKSTFMPDYFREMMAEAKQNGLTALALTEHFNTSRFMDIYDFLDANYTYINGYYDVDDLKLFPGVEVDVSETGHILLIGSRANVIAVREDLTGNLKKDQFIAFDQLMDLADQYELLKIGGHPYRDSTPLARNVSRSQLQRLDALDLNGKDLYAKGVEACKQELQQLADEIALPIVGGSDTHQFLQYGSILNHFSAECETSEQLKSAIQQGQYQVQISEQLPLKVKSATLVKKYMKKYLKEAEETVSM from the coding sequence ATGATTATCGATTTTCACAGTCATGTTAAGATTTCAAAAAAATCAACATTTATGCCGGATTATTTTCGTGAAATGATGGCAGAAGCCAAACAGAATGGTTTAACGGCATTAGCTTTAACCGAACATTTTAATACGAGTCGTTTCATGGATATATATGATTTTTTGGATGCTAATTATACGTATATAAATGGTTATTATGATGTGGATGATTTAAAATTGTTTCCTGGAGTCGAAGTGGATGTCTCTGAAACGGGGCATATTCTACTGATAGGGAGCCGAGCAAATGTTATCGCAGTTCGTGAGGATTTAACAGGCAATTTGAAAAAAGATCAATTCATCGCTTTTGATCAATTGATGGATCTTGCTGATCAGTATGAGTTGCTGAAAATTGGCGGACACCCTTACCGTGACAGCACACCGCTAGCTCGAAATGTGTCACGCTCCCAGTTACAACGATTGGACGCGCTCGATTTAAACGGGAAGGATTTGTATGCAAAAGGCGTGGAGGCATGTAAGCAGGAATTACAGCAATTAGCTGATGAAATTGCACTGCCAATTGTAGGAGGCAGTGATACCCATCAGTTCTTACAATATGGCAGTATCCTCAACCACTTTTCTGCCGAATGCGAAACGAGCGAACAACTTAAAAGTGCGATCCAGCAAGGTCAATACCAGGTCCAGATTTCGGAACAATTACCTTTGAAAGTAAAATCAGCAACATTAGTAAAAAAATATATGAAGAAATATTTAAAGGAAGCGGAAGAAACAGTATCTATGTAA
- a CDS encoding energy-coupling factor transporter transmembrane component T family protein — translation MEYTRKFADKLSVEQMKIELLNTAYGNDHTFLARLDPRTLFIWYLFFGIVPWFLHDVKVLIGMCAFMIITTYMAKISPLIIFILCLGLLGQGGYLLIVSFFFGGDLSTILPLLVLTLKLSTISLASITVFCSMNPDKLSDGLLKIKVPGQVSFSIAYGYRMLPTLLEEYHHVFQSFRLRGKAPEKRGFFYINSISYFVKIAMFSFYPLLLSTAKRARTTVEALETKGSMYGFNHPEVRKLKLAALKMKRNDYFFLFGSSVYVFALFILL, via the coding sequence ATGGAATATACGCGTAAATTTGCTGATAAATTATCGGTTGAACAAATGAAAATAGAGTTATTAAACACGGCATATGGTAATGATCATACTTTCCTGGCGAGATTAGATCCCAGAACCTTGTTTATCTGGTATCTCTTCTTCGGCATTGTCCCTTGGTTTCTCCATGATGTGAAGGTGCTGATCGGCATGTGTGCGTTTATGATCATCACCACGTATATGGCGAAGATCAGCCCGCTGATCATTTTTATTTTGTGTTTAGGTTTATTGGGCCAGGGTGGTTATCTTTTAATTGTTTCTTTCTTTTTTGGCGGGGATTTATCAACGATTCTACCATTGCTAGTGCTGACGCTTAAGTTATCGACGATTTCTTTGGCTAGCATCACGGTATTTTGTTCGATGAATCCAGATAAATTGAGTGATGGTTTGCTGAAAATTAAAGTGCCTGGTCAGGTTTCATTCAGTATCGCATACGGATACCGAATGCTCCCTACGTTACTTGAGGAATATCACCACGTGTTTCAATCGTTTCGTCTGCGTGGAAAAGCTCCGGAAAAACGTGGTTTCTTCTATATTAATTCGATTAGCTATTTTGTTAAAATCGCGATGTTTTCCTTTTATCCGTTGTTATTATCGACGGCTAAACGGGCTAGGACAACGGTGGAAGCATTAGAAACAAAAGGCAGCATGTATGGCTTTAATCATCCCGAAGTTCGCAAATTGAAGCTGGCTGCACTGAAGATGAAAAGAAATGATTATTTCTTTTTATTCGGATCAAGTGTGTATGTTTTCGCATTATTTATTTTACTATAG
- a CDS encoding response regulator transcription factor, translating to MTHILIVEDEEKLARVLELELGYENYQTTTALDGQSAFQLLQQHTYDLLLLDIMLPGMSGLEILRRYRKTNSTTPILLLTARGEVHDKVSGLDLGANDYITKPFQIEELLARIRAQLRQSVPDQTEEHLLGFDDLSIDLQARDVTRSTKLIELTPREYDLLVFLLKHQNQVLTREQLLEHVWGFDYAGDTNVVDVYIRYLRNKIDKPFHKNTIQTIRGVGYTIKDARS from the coding sequence ATGACCCACATTCTTATCGTGGAAGACGAAGAAAAGCTGGCACGTGTGCTGGAATTAGAGCTGGGCTATGAGAATTATCAAACGACTACTGCGCTTGACGGCCAGTCTGCTTTCCAACTGTTGCAACAACATACTTATGATTTACTTTTGTTAGATATTATGCTTCCGGGAATGAGTGGACTGGAGATCTTACGAAGATACCGGAAAACGAACAGTACGACACCTATTCTGTTATTAACGGCAAGAGGTGAAGTGCATGATAAAGTGTCTGGTCTTGACCTGGGCGCAAATGATTACATAACGAAACCTTTTCAAATTGAAGAATTACTAGCAAGAATTCGCGCTCAATTACGACAATCCGTTCCAGATCAGACCGAAGAACATCTGCTGGGATTTGACGACTTATCGATCGACTTGCAGGCAAGAGATGTGACGCGCAGTACAAAGCTAATCGAACTGACGCCACGCGAATACGATTTGTTGGTATTTTTATTAAAGCATCAAAATCAAGTATTAACGAGAGAACAATTACTTGAGCACGTATGGGGGTTTGATTATGCAGGGGATACCAATGTTGTTGATGTGTATATCCGTTACCTTCGCAACAAAATCGACAAACCTTTTCACAAAAATACCATTCAGACAATTCGTGGCGTAGGTTATACGATAAAGGATGCAAGATCATGA
- a CDS encoding ABC transporter ATP-binding protein: MTHQIEIKDVTFQYPGAEEPVLHNVNLTIEEGDFVAVLGGNGSGKSTMCKLLNGLIPHYYVGDFSGEVLVDGLKTTDYKVADLSRHVGYVYQDFENQIVSPRVLEDACFAPLHYGLADYRERALHALDIVGLTDLQDSFIWQLSGGQKHLLALASILSLNPDIIIIDEPVAQLDPRHAKDIYDILAELNQVHGKTIIVIEHHTEFVASYAKKVVLLEKGTVHFDLPVEEALNQVETLLKHQIYPPQVTQAANLTGMQDTLPVTLDGCDSCFTGQELAIESVPADVPRKKTIVTYDHVSFAYKTITREKRQVLHDVNCTIHEGDYIALVGNNGAGKSSLMRLMTGLVKPADGQVMIDGENTRSLPPEFLAEKITYIHQNPEQMFIDDCVEKDVAFYMKSRKIKGYQDYVQSLLEQFELTELRERDSRLLSGGQQRRASLAIGVGMHPEIMLLDEPTANLDIATRKHITRLLDELKSQLKAVVIATHDMQLACEFANRIIVMHNGRIIHDGDRASVFENFRLLEKAGLEAPQIFSLSQQLGWQQPAYTVEEFVNRYQREEVSNGIYA, translated from the coding sequence ATGACACATCAAATAGAAATAAAGGATGTTACGTTTCAATATCCGGGTGCAGAGGAGCCGGTATTACATAACGTAAATCTGACAATAGAAGAAGGGGATTTTGTAGCGGTATTAGGAGGCAATGGCAGTGGGAAATCGACCATGTGTAAATTGTTGAACGGTTTGATTCCTCATTATTATGTTGGAGACTTTTCCGGTGAAGTGTTAGTGGATGGCTTAAAAACAACAGATTATAAAGTCGCTGATCTTTCCCGTCATGTCGGCTATGTCTATCAGGATTTTGAAAATCAGATTGTCAGTCCACGAGTGTTGGAGGATGCCTGCTTTGCTCCTCTGCACTATGGACTTGCAGATTATCGTGAGCGTGCTTTGCATGCTCTCGATATTGTAGGGTTAACTGATTTGCAGGATTCATTTATCTGGCAGCTAAGTGGCGGTCAAAAGCACTTGCTCGCATTAGCTAGTATCTTGTCCTTAAATCCGGATATCATCATCATTGATGAACCGGTAGCACAGCTGGATCCCCGTCATGCAAAAGACATATATGATATTTTAGCAGAACTGAATCAGGTTCATGGCAAAACGATTATTGTGATTGAGCACCATACCGAATTTGTTGCGTCCTATGCAAAAAAAGTTGTGCTTCTGGAGAAAGGGACGGTCCATTTCGACTTGCCGGTAGAAGAGGCTTTGAACCAGGTAGAGACATTATTGAAGCATCAAATCTATCCGCCACAAGTAACACAAGCAGCTAACCTGACAGGAATGCAAGACACATTGCCGGTTACGTTAGATGGATGTGACAGCTGCTTCACTGGTCAGGAGCTTGCAATCGAATCGGTACCAGCTGATGTACCGAGGAAAAAAACAATTGTCACATATGATCATGTGTCTTTTGCCTATAAGACGATTACACGGGAAAAAAGACAAGTGCTTCACGATGTTAATTGTACGATTCATGAAGGAGATTATATTGCATTAGTCGGTAACAACGGCGCAGGGAAATCATCATTAATGCGCTTGATGACCGGTCTCGTCAAGCCAGCTGATGGTCAAGTCATGATTGATGGTGAAAATACGAGATCATTGCCGCCTGAATTTTTGGCAGAGAAGATCACTTATATTCATCAGAATCCTGAGCAAATGTTTATCGATGATTGTGTCGAAAAAGATGTAGCGTTCTATATGAAATCACGAAAAATCAAGGGCTATCAAGATTACGTACAATCGCTGCTCGAGCAATTTGAATTGACAGAGCTAAGAGAGCGGGACAGTCGTTTGTTAAGCGGTGGACAGCAACGTCGTGCATCCCTGGCGATTGGTGTCGGTATGCATCCGGAGATCATGCTGCTGGATGAACCGACTGCGAATCTGGATATCGCGACGAGAAAGCATATTACCAGATTGCTGGACGAATTAAAATCCCAGTTGAAGGCTGTTGTGATTGCAACACACGATATGCAATTAGCTTGTGAGTTTGCTAATCGAATCATTGTCATGCACAATGGCAGGATTATCCATGATGGGGACCGGGCGTCTGTATTTGAGAATTTTCGACTGTTAGAAAAAGCAGGTCTTGAAGCACCACAAATTTTTTCGTTATCTCAGCAGCTTGGTTGGCAACAGCCGGCCTATACCGTAGAGGAATTTGTCAATCGCTATCAGAGAGAGGAAGTTAGCAATGGAATATACGCGTAA
- a CDS encoding MurR/RpiR family transcriptional regulator — MVPLQVDKADLTQNQIKIANYISKHLQQVLLSTEKEIASEIGISIASVSRFWPVIGYQNLKAFKQQMKKELEVSPARKIRGISSTPVQQKTYLTMEKSISLLQETFDNLQPDKFQQAIDSLFRAKKVYVLATGPSKGLGELFVYRIKRFGISIHLIEHHGNEILEDLLHLTNQDVVVLFAFGRLLPEEKIVLEYQREIHYQTIMITDQLIADFTSLATITLFASRGDTNEFHSMVAPTLLIENMILSLSMKEKEQNIARLEHLSALRKKYEKDLPR, encoded by the coding sequence ATGGTACCGTTACAAGTCGATAAAGCCGATTTAACGCAAAATCAAATCAAAATTGCTAATTACATCTCCAAGCACCTGCAACAAGTATTACTTTCGACAGAGAAAGAAATTGCATCAGAAATTGGTATCAGCATTGCCTCTGTCTCTCGTTTCTGGCCGGTTATTGGTTATCAGAATTTAAAAGCTTTTAAACAACAGATGAAAAAGGAATTAGAAGTATCCCCTGCCCGAAAAATAAGAGGAATTTCGTCCACTCCTGTCCAGCAAAAGACGTACTTGACGATGGAAAAAAGCATTTCCTTGTTGCAGGAGACATTCGACAACCTGCAGCCAGATAAATTCCAGCAAGCAATCGACAGCTTGTTTCGCGCGAAGAAAGTGTATGTACTTGCCACCGGTCCGTCGAAAGGTTTAGGCGAATTATTCGTCTACCGCATTAAGCGATTTGGAATCTCCATTCACCTGATTGAACATCATGGTAATGAAATACTAGAGGACTTGCTCCATTTGACCAATCAAGATGTCGTTGTATTATTCGCCTTCGGAAGATTATTGCCTGAGGAAAAGATTGTCCTCGAATACCAACGGGAGATCCACTATCAGACAATCATGATCACAGACCAATTAATTGCCGACTTTACCTCGCTTGCCACCATTACTTTGTTTGCCAGCAGAGGGGATACGAACGAGTTTCATTCGATGGTGGCACCAACACTTCTAATAGAAAATATGATCCTCAGTCTCAGCATGAAAGAAAAAGAACAAAATATCGCGCGCCTGGAACATCTAAGCGCTTTACGAAAAAAATACGAAAAAGATTTGCCTCGATAG
- the chbG gene encoding chitin disaccharide deacetylase encodes MDILFNADDFGLSKGVTDGIVEAHLNGVVSSTTLMMNTKATEYAVTLAKQTPSLNVGLHLVLTWGKPLRNDLLGLTKSNGDFKYSKFFLQESLTDQDAIKLEWQAQIEAFLQTGLPLHHLDSHHHIHGWEPLQPIILELAQYYQVPVRYVPSLRATPEILLTADLYTNFYGEGVSLDIFEKLRQSEASTIEVMTHPGYVDQDLKDASSYQYMREKELDTLCQLKCPDWATII; translated from the coding sequence ATGGATATATTATTTAATGCGGATGATTTCGGCTTATCCAAAGGGGTAACTGACGGAATAGTTGAAGCTCACTTAAATGGGGTCGTCTCCTCCACTACATTAATGATGAACACGAAGGCTACCGAATATGCGGTCACATTGGCAAAACAGACGCCTTCGCTTAACGTTGGACTTCACTTAGTATTAACTTGGGGAAAGCCGTTGCGAAATGATCTGCTTGGGCTGACTAAATCTAATGGAGATTTCAAGTATAGCAAATTTTTTCTTCAGGAAAGCCTTACAGATCAAGACGCCATTAAGCTTGAATGGCAGGCACAAATCGAAGCTTTTTTGCAGACAGGATTACCACTCCACCATCTTGACAGTCATCATCATATTCACGGCTGGGAACCGTTACAACCGATCATACTGGAATTAGCGCAGTACTATCAAGTTCCCGTTAGATATGTGCCATCATTGCGTGCAACTCCTGAGATTTTGTTAACAGCGGATTTGTATACTAATTTTTATGGAGAAGGGGTCAGTCTAGACATTTTTGAAAAACTCCGGCAAAGCGAAGCATCGACCATCGAAGTAATGACCCATCCTGGCTACGTCGATCAGGATTTAAAAGATGCCAGTTCTTATCAATACATGCGCGAAAAAGAATTGGACACTCTATGTCAGCTAAAATGTCCAGATTGGGCAACCATCATTTAA
- a CDS encoding alpha-glucosidase/alpha-galactosidase: MSFKIAFIGAGSIGFTRGLLRDVLSVPEFQGIDVAFTDINEQNLDMVTQLCQRDIDENGLAVSIKATTDRKAALQDAKYIFNVVRIGGLEAFEYDVEIPLQYGIDQCVGDTLSAGGIMYGQRGIAEMLEICKDIREVAADDVLLLNYANPMAMLTWACNKYGGVRTVGLCHGVQNGHKQIAEALGRKKEEVDIICAGINHQTWYIDVKTDGADRTNELLEAFERHPEYKHTEKVRIDMLKRFGYFSTESNGHLSEYLPWYRKRPEEISEWIDLSSWINGETGGYLRVCTEGRHWFETDFPNWLQEPAFEYKAENRGEEHGSYILEGLETGRVYRGHFNMVNNGIISNLPDDAIIEAPGYVDRNGINMPVVGELPLGPAAVCNNSISVQRLAVEAAVHGDDYLLRQAMMLDPLTGAVCNPKEIWQLVDDMLIAQKQWLPQYQAAIQAAEQRKHSQERIPTKNYQGAARLKVKSVEEMAQDRVAANQNAGEADKGNF, translated from the coding sequence ATGTCTTTTAAAATTGCTTTTATAGGAGCAGGGAGTATTGGTTTTACAAGAGGATTACTGCGAGATGTATTGTCGGTGCCTGAATTTCAAGGAATCGATGTTGCTTTCACTGATATAAACGAACAAAATTTGGATATGGTAACGCAGCTGTGCCAACGGGATATTGATGAAAATGGCTTAGCTGTATCGATCAAGGCGACAACCGATCGAAAGGCTGCCCTGCAGGATGCTAAGTATATTTTTAACGTGGTCCGCATTGGTGGACTAGAGGCATTCGAGTATGATGTTGAAATTCCGTTGCAGTATGGCATTGATCAATGTGTGGGAGATACATTAAGTGCAGGCGGGATCATGTACGGGCAACGTGGAATTGCGGAAATGTTAGAAATTTGCAAAGATATTCGTGAGGTGGCTGCGGACGATGTGCTGCTGTTGAATTATGCGAATCCAATGGCGATGCTGACGTGGGCTTGTAACAAATACGGCGGTGTTCGGACAGTTGGTCTATGTCATGGTGTGCAAAATGGTCATAAACAAATTGCGGAAGCATTAGGCAGAAAGAAAGAAGAAGTAGATATTATTTGTGCTGGTATTAATCATCAAACCTGGTATATCGATGTCAAGACAGATGGCGCGGATCGCACGAATGAATTATTGGAAGCATTCGAACGTCATCCGGAGTATAAGCATACGGAAAAAGTAAGAATCGATATGCTAAAGCGGTTTGGTTATTTCAGTACCGAGTCGAATGGTCACTTAAGTGAATACCTACCCTGGTACCGAAAACGTCCGGAGGAAATCAGCGAATGGATTGATCTGAGCAGCTGGATCAATGGCGAGACTGGCGGTTATTTGCGTGTCTGTACGGAAGGACGTCATTGGTTTGAAACTGACTTTCCAAACTGGCTGCAGGAACCGGCGTTTGAATATAAGGCTGAAAATCGCGGAGAAGAGCACGGTTCCTATATTTTAGAAGGATTAGAGACTGGTCGTGTCTATCGTGGTCACTTTAATATGGTCAATAACGGCATTATTTCCAATTTACCAGATGATGCAATCATTGAAGCACCAGGATATGTAGACCGTAACGGGATCAACATGCCGGTAGTAGGTGAATTGCCGCTTGGGCCAGCAGCTGTGTGTAACAATAGTATCTCGGTTCAGCGACTGGCCGTTGAAGCAGCTGTTCATGGCGATGATTACTTGTTACGACAGGCAATGATGTTAGACCCATTAACTGGTGCGGTGTGTAATCCGAAGGAAATTTGGCAGCTAGTAGATGATATGCTGATCGCCCAAAAACAATGGCTTCCGCAATATCAAGCAGCCATTCAAGCAGCAGAACAACGAAAGCATTCTCAAGAGCGGATCCCAACAAAAAATTATCAGGGGGCAGCACGCTTAAAAGTTAAATCGGTAGAAGAAATGGCCCAAGATCGAGTAGCCGCCAATCAAAATGCCGGAGAAGCGGATAAAGGTAATTTTTGA
- a CDS encoding helix-turn-helix transcriptional regulator: MSQFPKVVAYYYKHWHEFEMSLHQHQAMEIMYVIDGKCQVEVDQRTVQMRKGQYIFIQSQVKHRLIIDRSHPCRMLNIEFIIEERDESYISFEKLAGQLNGLWEANRSHLLLKDNESVFFTLRQLVLELDHQSSENELLIDNLIIQLLMWMARNQRELESDADNQYIKKALTFIHESYDTEITVTDIANVTHLHPNYLHRIFKQSLGSTINQYITKVRMDKAKMLLINTGIPVTDIANYVGMNTSQYFSSTFKRNTGLSPSAYRDHFREI, translated from the coding sequence ATGTCTCAATTCCCTAAAGTTGTTGCCTATTATTATAAACACTGGCATGAGTTTGAAATGTCGTTGCATCAGCATCAGGCGATGGAAATTATGTATGTGATCGATGGCAAATGTCAGGTGGAAGTCGATCAGCGTACGGTACAAATGCGGAAAGGCCAGTATATTTTTATTCAGAGTCAAGTAAAGCATCGTTTGATCATTGACAGGTCGCACCCGTGCAGGATGCTAAACATAGAATTCATTATTGAGGAAAGAGATGAAAGTTATATTTCTTTTGAGAAACTAGCGGGACAGTTGAATGGCCTTTGGGAGGCGAACAGAAGTCATTTACTTCTTAAGGATAACGAGTCAGTATTTTTCACCTTGCGTCAGTTAGTTCTCGAATTAGATCATCAATCTTCCGAAAACGAGCTCTTGATCGATAACTTGATCATCCAGCTCTTGATGTGGATGGCCCGCAATCAACGCGAGCTGGAAAGTGATGCGGATAACCAATATATTAAAAAAGCGTTAACGTTTATTCACGAATCATATGATACGGAAATAACGGTAACAGACATAGCCAATGTAACGCATCTTCACCCTAATTATCTCCATCGCATTTTTAAGCAATCACTGGGAAGTACGATTAATCAATATATCACTAAAGTCCGCATGGATAAGGCGAAAATGCTGTTAATTAATACAGGAATTCCGGTAACAGATATTGCAAATTATGTTGGGATGAATACCAGTCAGTATTTTAGTAGTACGTTTAAACGAAACACAGGATTATCACCATCGGCATATCGTGATCACTTTCGAGAGATCTAA
- a CDS encoding GntR family transcriptional regulator, whose translation MEKKQSLHAYIKNELLTRIKSGLYQKGEKIPTELELCNDFDVSRTTVREALNQLTIEGYLERVQGRGTFVADKKVSQTLSQTVKRYVDQLEIQGKTAEIVLHQLSVIPANATMQQALDVPLNDPIQKIERIRKANNSPTQYEISYIPWNVAPGITKEQAETSLYNALKKDFKVNIAKTTEHIEITLSDESTSYYLESETGLPCFYIETIAEDKEGKKIEYSQSYFRGDKTNFVIERYYPDKEES comes from the coding sequence ATGGAGAAAAAACAATCTTTACATGCTTATATAAAAAATGAATTGCTTACCCGCATAAAGAGTGGATTGTATCAAAAAGGAGAAAAAATCCCGACTGAGTTAGAGCTATGCAACGATTTTGATGTAAGTCGAACGACGGTCAGAGAAGCATTAAACCAGTTAACCATTGAAGGTTATTTGGAAAGAGTTCAAGGACGAGGTACTTTTGTAGCTGATAAGAAAGTGAGCCAAACGCTATCGCAAACAGTCAAAAGGTACGTAGATCAATTAGAAATTCAGGGTAAAACAGCAGAAATCGTTTTACACCAATTATCTGTTATTCCTGCCAATGCCACCATGCAGCAAGCGTTAGATGTGCCATTAAATGACCCCATCCAAAAGATTGAGCGGATCAGGAAGGCAAACAACAGCCCGACTCAATATGAAATATCGTATATTCCTTGGAATGTTGCGCCTGGTATAACCAAAGAACAAGCAGAAACTTCATTATATAATGCATTAAAAAAGGATTTTAAGGTAAACATCGCCAAAACAACAGAGCATATAGAAATTACACTGTCTGATGAAAGCACCTCTTATTATTTAGAGTCTGAAACAGGCTTACCTTGCTTTTATATTGAAACGATTGCTGAGGATAAGGAAGGCAAAAAAATCGAATACTCACAATCCTACTTCAGAGGAGATAAGACCAATTTTGTCATTGAACGGTATTACCCGGACAAAGAAGAATCATAA